The Theobroma cacao cultivar B97-61/B2 chromosome 2, Criollo_cocoa_genome_V2, whole genome shotgun sequence genome includes the window TCTTTGGGGAACTAAGGGGAAAGGCCAAAACGGTACTGGAAATTGGCATTGGCACAGGCCCTAATCTTGAGTACTATGCTGATAATAGTGAGGTCCAAGTGTTCGGTGTGGATCCTAACAGGAAGATGGAGAAGTATGCTCGGGCAGCAGCAGCAGCCGTTGGCTTACCACCGAAGAATTTTCATTTCGTAGAAGCTGTATGTATATGTTCCCCGTGTGACTTGTTCCTGAAATTTGTGTTTACCATATTGCTATATCTGCTGCCTAGGATATTTGGAAAACAAATCCAATTTCTGAAGCAGCTGTAATCAAAGGCAGCAGTAATGAGAAATTGATGCTTTGGAGGGTTTATTGCAGGAAATGTTTAGGAATTGAAAATTGATAGCATTCTTATCTATAACAAGCACATTTTGTTAGGTAGCTCCTGAGTTTATCAAGACCACCCCCTCCGTCCTTCACACCTGCAATGCCATGCTAATGTTTCTATGCAATGTTTAAAATTGAGAAAACAAATATCCGGGCTTTAACTTCTTTTAACCTTCTGAAGGAAAGGCAGGGGAGATGATATCCCCAGGTTTATGTTGCAGCATTGACACTGATAGCATGCTTCATCAACTGTGTTGTTAAGTTGCTATTCATGTGTAAATTGTAATATTAGTCCTTCACTGGCTATTGAGAATACCAGATTTTGGATCATTATTCTAGAGAGATGAATTTCAAgtcgtttttcttttcattttctgaaTTTGAAGATGTTGACTTTATGCAGGTTGCAGAGGCTGTTCCTCTAGATGATGCTTCTGTTGATGCAGTTGTTGGGACACTTGTACTATGCTCTGTTAAAGATGTAAATATGGCACTAAAAGGTACTTCAGCACTCTaggctttttcttcttctatgtTTTGCCAGTATAATTTTTGCAGCAGTTattcaatgaaaaatatttcctTTAGTTCATTTATGTCAGGAATCATATCCTTTTCATTAGGAGCTTTATTGCTTTGGGAGACTCTTCAAGGATTTGTACATGGAAAAAACAATGGAACTCCTGTCTCATGATGAATAATATTCAAGCTATATGCAAATGATTATATATGCTTTCTGCTCCATGTATTTCCTAGTTCAGCATTCAAGTCCTCCAGTATTGCTTTGTTCATTTCAGAGCTAGTTTTTAGCTCATTCATGAACTACGTTATTCCACAGCCTGAACTATTTCAACATCAACTTTTATTTGATCTACAGCAATGAGAAAGCTCCAATGAATTTCTAACTTCTTATCTCTTTGTTCAGAGGTGAAGAGGGTGCTGAAACCAGGAGGCCTTTTCCTGTTTGTCGAACACGTGGCTGCCAAAGGTACTAAGCTGAATTTCCTGACATACAAATACAGCTAACGGTTTCAGCTCTAGTCATTCATGCTGTATTGATGGTATTTGCAGATGGAACAATTCTAAAGCTCTTGCAGAGTGCTCTCGACCCTTTGCAACAGATAGTTGCTGATGGATGTCACCTTACCAGAGAAACGGGGAAGTACATATCGGCGGCAGGGTTTTCGAGTTTGGAACTAAGCATGACCTCCTTGTCCAATGCTCCCTGCTCACTAATAAGTCCACATGTTTATGGAGTAGCTTGCAACTAAAAAATCCAGAACTTGATCAAACTCATCAGGTATCAATCAGGTTATGCTTGCTTATCAGCAACTTCAACAACAAAAATTGCAGCTTTTGATTGGTTTTAACTCATGATGATCCTCCTTTTCAAGTGCCCAAATTGGATTGCACATCTGGCTTGAAGGCATTCCCTCCCATTACACCAAGTTTGTAACTCTTGTACCTCTTCTGCATATGAATCTGAGGATTCATAAAGATTAAGCTGAGCTTAATTCCAAAGGATTGGGTTGTCAGGGATGTGATCTTACATAGTCTTCATTCCTCTTTTTGTCCGTTCCCAATCCTATCCCCATATGCCAAAACTTGTCCTGCAGTGGGCAGATGCTGGCAGTGAAACCTTTTGGGGGCAAAtatataattagataaaaCTTGTGGGAACATTTTGTGGCTTTGCCAAAAGAGTCTTGTTATTGTTGACAttaaataatgctaaccaGCCAATGCAAAGGAATATTATGATGAAATATACTTTAAAGTAGGCAggtttcaattatatatattcacTTTTTATAATCACTCTCTCATAATGCTGTCTGCTTCAACTACAGCTTTAGTTAAagcaaaaaataatgataatccCGATTTAACTTTCACTGAGATTCaagacaaaaattttgattttaatgtattttatattaaaatttaaaatatttttataatatcgATGTtcaatgttttttaatataaaatgataagcaTCGAAAAAAAACGGACGAAGTATAACAATAACTATGATTATAATTAAACGTGAGTACAAAATCGGAATTGGGTCATGACTTTGACTTGCTATTGCTGCCTAAAACATAATCAATGACAAATTGACGTCATTAAAATAAGACGcaatcaattaatcaaaacaaataaCTCTTTCAATAAtcaatgaattaatttatttagaatactatgatgattaattttataagtacAATTCGTTATACACTTATGCTTACATGGCAGCATGAAACTATTGTACTCATACCATACCTTAAATTATtagtatattattatttaaattttaaataatttcaccAATCATTAATGTCATgatattaaattcaatgattgatgtgaataattaatatgatatcatattaaataatttcagaaaaatatattaatactataattatataatcctaTTTAATCTTAGTCTTATCTTATCTTATCTTATTTGTGCATgaatacatatataatttcataaaGTTGTCGAAAATATTATCATTGACCTtttggaaaaatgaaaatgaaaaaagaaaaatctgcTGGTTAGTTTTAGAAATACACAAAGAACAAAGGTCCTAAGttgaaaaaaccaaaaataatataacattaataaattaatcttCCTTTCCCCGATAAATTAGGGTTTGTTTTTCAGTTCCTAAAAATCCCTCGCATTTCCTCTCGATTGCATTTCGCCTGAAGAAATTGGTAAGTCTGACACTCTGTCTTTCTCCTCTTTCTCTgtgttttgattaattaatttgggatttagggtttagggtttaagtACTTTTCTATAATCACAGCTCTACTTTAAAGCCTCACTAAACTGTTCTTTACAGTTATTTTTCTGGGATTATCTGTTCTAAGTTTTGCTTTTGGTTCAGTTTGGTACCTGTTagttactatttttttttaatttccggaaattttttataattttttggttttgtttttgtcggaaattgtgaaaaatgtTGCATTTTTAAGGCTGGTTGGTTTTTAAATCTGTGACTGTATGTCAAGTTGACATCTGGGAAAGAAAGGATTAATTTTTAGTTATGGGGTATGATAGTTTTGCTTAGTTTTCTGAGATTGTTGAACTTTATTTGTTGCCATTTTCCATTTAGGAGTAACTGTGAGAAAGTTGACTAGTATATGTTTGGAAAATGAGATGATGACAGTGTATTTGATTATGAACTTGgcgggattttttttttattttttattttttctggggaagttttcaaaaagggtttgtttgtttttgtcaGGTATATGCATGATTCTAAcatcaaatttgatttattttaactttttcttgCCAGGTTTCTGTTTTGATGCCAGTGACTTCTAAAGGAAGATGGTAAAGGGTCATGCTTGTGCAAGGAGATTCCTTTTTAACATAATTCACCAATAAAAATGGTGTGTTCCATGCTGTTTATATTTATCGAAGATTGGATTCTAATGTCAAAATAGTTGTAGAGTGTAAAATTTGTTCAAAATGTTGTAATTCTCTGAGTTATTAAGAAGCAAGCATTATAATAGTTAAAAGCTCGTTGAGTTAGGGCTTGTGAGGTTTACAAAAAATAGCTAAGACGGGGTCGTTGTGTTGTGTGGCTGCAAGGCCACATGGATCAAATACAGCCAGTAGAGACTGGTCCATGGGTCCCCATGAGCCTTATTGGCGAACTAACACAAGCTTCTCGCCACCCCCTTCGAGATgggattttcattttcaacccGAAGGACTGTCATATGGTTCACATGATGGGATTCAATTGTATGGGTCTGCTACATCTTCAAACAGCAAAGAAAGTAGGGGCTGGGTGAGGGGAAATCTTCTTTATAATCATCAGTATTCTACATCTGATGGTGCTGGGCTGTTTTTAAGTAGTCCATCTGACCTTTCTCAGGGTCCACAGTGGACACCCCCAGCAATACAAGAAATCACTGCTGATGATTATGAAACTACAACGAGAAGAGGTAATACAGTTAAGAGTGTTGCTTTGACTGTTAATTTGTATTGACATTGTCTAATCTTTATTCTTAGTTCCACTTGGTTGGTCATGGtgttcattttcattttcctcttGCTGGAAATGTTATGTCTGATAATGTCTTAGAAATTGGGTAATTATCATAAGTAGTTTTGTATATGGTGATTTATAATTCTCAGGTGAAACATTGAAGCAGAggcttataaataaataagcatGTAGGGATGTACGCATGTGTCCAGCCATTCAAATGTTGTAATGTCTTCTTATGATGTACGCTTGCAATTCTAATTGCAAATTGCTATTTGCTTATGCATGTGATTTTCATCTATTTTATTTGCATAACCTTTAATTGTCCAACCATGAATATTAGGAGCTGTGACCTTAGTGTTGAAGAGATGAATAAAATTGCCAGTGGTGAAACTCGTAGCTCTCCTCCTGTATGTTCTTTGTAAGATGGCAAGCTATTGAACCTACAGTTGATTAATTGATTACATTTTCAGACAGGCTTGTGTCATCTATCTTGGTTGGTTTTTCTTCTACCTATTGCCATCACAACTGTCTTCAATTTCCGTAACATAATTTCTTTGTTCCTTTATTGATTTATATCTGTAGCCTTGCAGACATAAGTTTGTAATTGTTGACATTTTTCCTTGGATGCATCACATTAAAAGATCATTATGCGAAAGAAAAAAGCTTTTCTTCTGTGATAATTGTCACTTTATCCATTGCCTTCTTGATATTGCTTTTCAGTTATCTATACCTGGTGTCAACATCCTAGTCAGTTGGTATCCATTGACAATTCTAATTAAAGAGAATTGTAGTGTTCTGGAGTTTTAGTATGTTTATCTGTCTGTATTTTGGATCCTATGATGCTATTCGGATATATTTTGTCTGTGTTGCGGTTAGAATTAAAGCCAATTTCAATGGCAAAAGTGAACCTATAGGACAATTGGATTCATGATAACATCTTAGGCTGTTTGCATAAACACTTTAAGGAATTTCTGTTAAGTACTCTATCACAATGATCACCAAATATGTTATTGATACTTAACGCATTTGAAATTTAGAAATGGAATTTTGGAGATATCTTATTCTGATAAAAAATTGAGTCATTTCTCTTTGCTTTGACTGAAACAACTGTTgccttcttttccttgttaGATCAAGTTGTTGGACAATTACCCTTTGCTTCTATTGTTGAGGTACCTTATTTTCATCTTCACATTGGTGTTAAGTTGAGAAGTTTTCCCCTTGAATTTCTGTTCCTTACTTTGATTGAATTTGCAGGGGATTTTATCAACTGCGGATAGTGGGGTCTCCACTTCATCCCATTCAGACAGTAGTGAGTCTGAGGCCATGGTCAAGCCATGCTTGTCATCTCATCGCAACTTTTCAAATCGACGTTACTTTATGTCCAAACCTATTCACCCCTTGTCCTTTCCCAAGGGGACTCCTACTACAGAAGCCTCTGACTCTGCAGTTGCTGGGTTTTCAGATGATGCTGCCACACCACAAAGAGATGCCCATCGCTGGAGCAGTGCTAGCAGCAGCAATGATTTTGCAGATGTTTCTGAGCCATTTGAGTCTGAGATTTTTAATCGGTCATTTATCCCATCTGATGGTTTCAAATGCGGGTTGTGTGAGAGATTTCTCTCACAGAGGTCACCTTGGAGTTCTCGTAGGATTGTAAGAAGTAGTGACATGCCTGTTGCTGGGGTTCTTTCATGTCGACATGTTTTTCATGCAGAATGTTTGGAGCAGACAACGCCAAAGACTCGTAAAAATGACCCTCCTTGTCCTATATGTGTCAGACTGGAAGAGCAAAATTCCCCAGAGAAACAAGTTATCTCTAGGCTTAGGAATGGTTTGCCAAGGCTTAGACCATTTTCTGAGGATGGGCCATCAAGGACTTGGGGCTGTGCACAGGTGGGAGATTGTGTTGAAGGGGCTTTGCATGCACCCCCACGTAGTACTATGTTATTGCTTAACCGGAGTCGCATGAAGAAAAATCTCTTCGTGAAGGGTAATTCGAGTAAAGAATTTCCAGGTAAGCTAAGGAAAAGTGGTTCATCTTCTTTGCAACTTTTTGGTGGGAAGTCAATTGATCAGGGTGCGGTTGGGTGCTCAAATACAATTGCCGGCCCAAGTGTGAAGAGGTGAGATTAGTTTTGTGTTGGTCGAAACTGTGCAAATCTGTTAAGGTTGGGTAGTTGCTGAATGCCATTGACTAAGCAAATTTCCAGTCAATGAGATTGGAAAGTAGGAGATGTTGTATAGATAAGATTTTGTGGGAACTACGGTTGAAATCATAGTTTGAAATTTGGCAATTTCGATCTGTAAACTGTTTATACTATTTGTTTATGATGGTGGAAGTGTTGAATGTTGAAACCAAATGCCTTCTGTCTATGCTTCCTTGATGTatctatttataattttttctttagtttctttctctcccttgATTATTCCCTTTTCAATGAAAacaactttcttttctttctggtaACTCCGATAAGAGTTTATTGTTCCCAGGGACACATTGTTAGTATTTTAGAGCTGACTTTGATATTAACTGTAATGATTCTTAtcaatttgtaaaatattatttattttgatttattagaTTTCACGATTTTATCATATAAAAAACGTTTCGTAAATTGAAGATAATGTAAAGActtaaatattcaatttcattCTAATACAAAATTCACGTGAATGTCACAACCTTCTCTCTTCTTACCTGTATGTAGGCACCACTACCTTTGATTCAATTTTGGGATTCAAAATCCAGTATAAACCCTGTTGTTGGGCTTGAAAACTGTCTCATTCCTCGGCTTTGAAGCTCCTGAATACAAGTTCGGTTTGCTCCCCCAACAAACCAAAGTTATGTATAACTCTGTGGGCCGAGTATGGCTTTCTTCACAGTCTCTCGATCCCTTACATCGACATTTACAAACAAGGAAAACCTCCACATTCTCGGCCCAAGATTGTTTGGCCTGTGGTTGGAAATACTTGACCCTGAAATCCTAATCCGAAGGGAAGCTAGAGGACAAAACAACCAGGAAATATCTTGCTTTTCCTTGTACTGATAGTTCTGCAAAGACCCAATGGGTTAACGTGGTGATGATGTACCTATGTGTAAGAGGGTAGGATGTGggggtggtggtggtggatACTGG containing:
- the LOC18610376 gene encoding methyltransferase-like protein 7A; this translates as MLQMVLLHQSPGSHLQPLASSLKTTQKSSSVAAAPLPHKQVLPAPRFCSCGRRHFFEAATAAFLPVCFSNASSLHSDDYLGLLNRIHPPRPDWYEEFYASVMDSYMKSYEAEVAGYKSQLFGELRGKAKTVLEIGIGTGPNLEYYADNSEVQVFGVDPNRKMEKYARAAAAAVGLPPKNFHFVEAVAEAVPLDDASVDAVVGTLVLCSVKDVNMALKEVKRVLKPGGLFLFVEHVAAKDGTILKLLQSALDPLQQIVADGCHLTRETGKYISAAGFSSLELSMTSLSNAPCSLISPHVYGVACN
- the LOC18610377 gene encoding uncharacterized protein LOC18610377 isoform X3, which encodes MGPHEPYWRTNTSFSPPPSRWDFHFQPEGLSYGSHDGIQLYGSATSSNSKESRGWVRGNLLYNHQYSTSDGAGLFLSSPSDLSQGPQWTPPAIQEITADDYETTTRRDQVVGQLPFASIVEGILSTADSGVSTSSHSDSNDAATPQRDAHRWSSASSSNDFADVSEPFESEIFNRSFIPSDGFKCGLCERFLSQRSPWSSRRIVRSSDMPVAGVLSCRHVFHAECLEQTTPKTRKNDPPCPICVRLEEQNSPEKQVISRLRNGLPRLRPFSEDGPSRTWGCAQVGDCVEGALHAPPRSTMLLLNRSRMKKNLFVKGNSSKEFPGKLRKSGSSSLQLFGGKSIDQGAVGCSNTIAGPSVKR
- the LOC18610377 gene encoding uncharacterized protein LOC18610377 isoform X1, whose amino-acid sequence is MGPHEPYWRTNTSFSPPPSRWDFHFQPEGLSYGSHDGIQLYGSATSSNSKESRGWVRGNLLYNHQYSTSDGAGLFLSSPSDLSQGPQWTPPAIQEITADDYETTTRRDQVVGQLPFASIVEGILSTADSGVSTSSHSDSSESEAMVKPCLSSHRNFSNRRYFMSKPIHPLSFPKGTPTTEASDSAVAGFSDDAATPQRDAHRWSSASSSNDFADVSEPFESEIFNRSFIPSDGFKCGLCERFLSQRSPWSSRRIVRSSDMPVAGVLSCRHVFHAECLEQTTPKTRKNDPPCPICVRLEEQNSPEKQVISRLRNGLPRLRPFSEDGPSRTWGCAQVGDCVEGALHAPPRSTMLLLNRSRMKKNLFVKGNSSKEFPGKLRKSGSSSLQLFGGKSIDQGAVGCSNTIAGPSVKR
- the LOC18610377 gene encoding uncharacterized protein LOC18610377 isoform X2 produces the protein MGPHEPYWRTNTSFSPPPSRWDFHFQPEGLSYGSHDGIQLYGSATSSNSKESRGWGPQWTPPAIQEITADDYETTTRRDQVVGQLPFASIVEGILSTADSGVSTSSHSDSSESEAMVKPCLSSHRNFSNRRYFMSKPIHPLSFPKGTPTTEASDSAVAGFSDDAATPQRDAHRWSSASSSNDFADVSEPFESEIFNRSFIPSDGFKCGLCERFLSQRSPWSSRRIVRSSDMPVAGVLSCRHVFHAECLEQTTPKTRKNDPPCPICVRLEEQNSPEKQVISRLRNGLPRLRPFSEDGPSRTWGCAQVGDCVEGALHAPPRSTMLLLNRSRMKKNLFVKGNSSKEFPGKLRKSGSSSLQLFGGKSIDQGAVGCSNTIAGPSVKR